In one window of Corallococcus macrosporus DNA:
- a CDS encoding beta-ketoacyl-ACP synthase III yields MARTHIIGTGSYAPAQVLTNHDLERLVDTSDAWIRERTGIQERRQAAPDEATSDLAVQASRNALEMAGVAPGDLDLIVVGTVTPDMPMPSCAALVQAKLGAKRAFAFDVSAACAGGLYALTVADQFMRSGQVKHALVVGADLLTRAVDWTDRNTCVLFGDGAGALVLGTDPDAEDDAMAPRGILSTHLRTDGELANLLCIPAGGSRTPVTADNVDANLHKLKMNGKEVFRFAVRALVESTQASLGAHGLATTQVDHVIAHQANLRILEAVMERLEIPKEKCWLNLHKYGNTSSASLPMSLDEAQRAGRLKRGDVIAMMAIGAGMAWGSAVVRW; encoded by the coding sequence TTGGCACGCACGCACATCATCGGAACCGGCTCCTATGCCCCCGCGCAGGTCCTGACCAACCACGACCTGGAGCGCCTGGTTGACACGAGCGACGCGTGGATCCGCGAGCGCACGGGCATCCAGGAGCGCAGGCAGGCCGCCCCCGACGAGGCGACGAGCGACCTGGCGGTGCAGGCCTCCCGCAACGCGCTGGAGATGGCGGGCGTGGCCCCCGGCGACCTGGACCTCATCGTCGTGGGCACCGTCACCCCGGACATGCCCATGCCGTCGTGCGCCGCGCTGGTGCAGGCGAAGCTGGGCGCGAAGCGCGCCTTCGCCTTCGACGTGTCCGCCGCGTGCGCCGGCGGGCTCTACGCGCTGACCGTGGCGGATCAGTTCATGCGCTCGGGGCAGGTGAAGCACGCGCTCGTCGTGGGCGCGGACCTGCTCACCCGCGCGGTGGACTGGACGGACCGCAACACCTGCGTCCTCTTCGGGGACGGCGCGGGCGCCCTGGTGCTGGGGACGGACCCGGACGCGGAGGACGACGCCATGGCGCCGCGCGGCATCCTCTCCACCCACCTGCGCACCGACGGCGAGCTCGCGAACCTGCTCTGCATCCCCGCCGGCGGCTCCCGCACCCCCGTCACCGCGGACAACGTGGATGCAAATCTTCACAAGCTCAAGATGAACGGGAAGGAAGTGTTCCGCTTCGCGGTGCGGGCGCTGGTGGAGTCCACGCAGGCGTCGTTGGGGGCCCACGGGCTGGCCACGACGCAGGTGGACCACGTCATCGCCCATCAGGCGAACCTGCGAATCCTGGAAGCCGTGATGGAGCGGCTGGAGATTCCCAAGGAAAAATGCTGGCTCAACCTGCACAAGTACGGCAACACGTCGTCCGCCTCGCTGCCCATGTCGCTGGATGAGGCGCAGCGCGCCGGCCGCCTCAAGCGCGGAGACGTCATCGCGATGATGGCCATTGGCGCGGGGATGGCGTGGGGCAGCGCGGTGGTGCGCTGGTAG
- the acpP gene encoding acyl carrier protein encodes MSNATDVEAKIKSIIADQLGVGEDEIKPESSFIEDLGADSLDIVELVMAMEEEFEVEIPDDEAENIKTVGDAVNYVKTHKK; translated from the coding sequence ATGTCCAACGCAACCGACGTGGAAGCCAAGATCAAGTCCATCATCGCCGACCAGCTCGGTGTGGGTGAGGATGAGATCAAGCCCGAGTCGTCCTTCATCGAGGACCTGGGCGCGGACAGCCTCGACATCGTCGAGCTGGTCATGGCGATGGAAGAGGAGTTCGAGGTCGAGATTCCCGACGACGAGGCGGAGAACATCAAGACCGTCGGCGACGCCGTGAACTACGTGAAGACCCACAAGAAGTAG
- the plsX gene encoding phosphate acyltransferase PlsX, whose product MRLVLDAMGGDHAPDAVVDGGVLFARAYPGHELVLVGDATRVRPVLERAGAPANVHLHHASEVVEMDDPATAAFRRKRDSSIRVGFELVRQGEASALVSAGNSGAVMAGGMWTLGRIPGVERPAIAALFPALKGEGRCLLLDAGANVDCRPSHLAQFAVLGEAYSRTRLGVKRPRVAVLSNGEEESKGTQLTREASALLRRSDLEFVGYVEGKDLFSGDVEVVVTDGFTGNIVLKTSEGVGMGITGLLRSAIEKRGGLPEKLGALLLKPTLAGLRRVMDYAEYGGAPLLGLQGVGIVAHGRSSPRAIHNALVTALQHVRAGVQEELTRCIANAAAWLPPHQRGRKADGDDGND is encoded by the coding sequence GTGCGGCTCGTCCTCGACGCGATGGGTGGCGACCACGCCCCCGACGCCGTCGTGGACGGGGGCGTGCTGTTCGCGCGAGCGTATCCCGGGCACGAACTCGTGCTGGTCGGGGACGCCACGCGTGTGCGCCCAGTCCTGGAGCGCGCCGGTGCGCCCGCCAACGTGCATCTCCACCACGCGTCCGAAGTGGTGGAGATGGACGACCCCGCCACCGCTGCGTTCCGGCGCAAGCGGGACTCCTCCATCCGGGTGGGCTTCGAGCTCGTCCGGCAAGGGGAGGCGTCCGCCCTGGTGTCGGCTGGCAACTCCGGCGCGGTGATGGCCGGTGGCATGTGGACGCTCGGCCGGATTCCCGGCGTGGAGCGACCCGCCATCGCGGCCCTGTTCCCGGCCCTCAAGGGCGAAGGCCGCTGCCTGCTGCTGGACGCGGGCGCCAACGTGGACTGCCGTCCCTCGCACCTGGCCCAGTTCGCCGTGCTCGGCGAGGCGTACTCGCGCACGCGCCTGGGCGTGAAGCGCCCCCGGGTGGCGGTGCTCTCCAACGGCGAAGAGGAGTCCAAGGGCACGCAGCTCACGCGTGAGGCGAGCGCCCTCCTGCGCCGCTCGGACCTGGAGTTCGTGGGCTACGTGGAGGGCAAGGACCTGTTCTCCGGCGACGTGGAGGTCGTCGTGACGGACGGCTTCACCGGCAACATCGTCCTCAAGACTTCCGAAGGCGTGGGCATGGGCATCACCGGCCTGCTGCGCTCCGCCATCGAGAAGCGCGGCGGCCTGCCGGAGAAGCTGGGCGCGCTGCTGCTCAAGCCCACCCTGGCGGGGCTGCGCCGCGTCATGGACTACGCCGAGTATGGCGGCGCGCCGCTCCTGGGCCTCCAGGGAGTGGGCATCGTCGCGCACGGCCGCTCCTCCCCCCGCGCCATCCACAACGCGCTCGTCACCGCGCTGCAGCACGTGCGCGCGGGCGTCCAGGAAGAGCTGACGCGCTGCATTGCCAACGCCGCCGCCTGGCTTCCTCCCCACCAGCGGGGAAGGAAGGCGGACGGAGACGACGGGAACGATTAG
- a CDS encoding S1C family serine protease: MVGWMVGLSVVAVSLTASGAETPPAPPPPAVEAPPAAPYCEGEYADSYSALSPKARAFEQAMQKKYTYCVRSTAVYECLSYGAEGNVRRTRTPVSAHGTAFAYRQQAGETLLLTNEHVVDWPDVTSDAHPVDSVPSGCKRVKDGLSIVENEADQYDRDDIPLSTAVVDPQLDLAVIKSKAPLTMMPWKVGKSAAVRERDVVDVRGFPLGVFNATNMGKVISAYDRDEYKDWYHDDFVIDALLSQGNSGSPVLAISCKTGEFELVGVYHAGYSRGSALNVVVGIDQARDLMNNLRRTPKRPMEGTTPLDALARARVAKRAEVSATPFFPFGSRTAAVFPRADGTLLFALYEQDFPRRVHPLIVMEDLPAPSTDEGFGKVGRVWFGGERGLLERPRAEQDAELQQQLARLLDALRRDATLAFSYQDSLPGSDDSRQTFDTSARLGKTLERTIVAHRDLSDAAAELADRFAPGATEPATRTESVLKNPPPPGIHLGLTGEPAGQAPVNTPPRDSGVRQPAKSTQGKETRTPAGK; the protein is encoded by the coding sequence ATGGTCGGGTGGATGGTCGGACTGTCGGTGGTGGCGGTGTCCCTCACCGCTTCCGGAGCAGAGACGCCTCCCGCTCCTCCACCTCCTGCGGTGGAGGCTCCGCCGGCCGCGCCCTACTGCGAGGGCGAGTACGCGGACAGCTACAGCGCGCTGTCCCCCAAGGCGCGGGCCTTCGAGCAGGCGATGCAGAAGAAGTACACGTACTGCGTGCGCAGCACCGCCGTGTACGAGTGCCTGTCCTATGGCGCGGAGGGCAACGTGCGCCGCACGCGCACGCCGGTGTCCGCGCACGGCACCGCGTTCGCGTACCGGCAGCAGGCCGGGGAGACGCTGCTGCTCACCAACGAGCACGTGGTGGACTGGCCGGACGTCACCAGCGACGCGCACCCGGTGGACAGCGTGCCCTCCGGCTGCAAGCGCGTGAAGGACGGCCTGAGCATCGTGGAGAACGAGGCGGATCAGTACGACCGCGACGACATCCCGCTGTCCACGGCGGTGGTGGATCCGCAGCTGGACCTGGCCGTCATCAAGTCGAAGGCGCCGCTGACGATGATGCCGTGGAAGGTGGGCAAGAGCGCCGCCGTGCGCGAGCGCGACGTGGTGGACGTGCGCGGCTTCCCGCTGGGCGTCTTCAACGCCACCAACATGGGCAAGGTCATCTCCGCCTATGACCGCGACGAGTACAAGGACTGGTACCACGACGACTTCGTCATCGACGCGCTCCTGTCGCAGGGCAACTCGGGGTCGCCCGTGCTCGCCATCTCCTGCAAGACGGGCGAGTTCGAGCTGGTGGGCGTCTACCACGCGGGCTACTCGCGAGGCAGCGCGCTCAACGTGGTGGTGGGCATTGATCAGGCGCGCGACCTGATGAACAACCTGCGCCGCACGCCCAAGCGCCCGATGGAGGGCACGACGCCGCTGGACGCGCTGGCCCGGGCCCGCGTGGCGAAGCGCGCGGAGGTGTCCGCCACGCCCTTCTTCCCCTTCGGCTCGCGCACCGCGGCGGTGTTCCCGCGCGCGGACGGCACCCTGCTCTTCGCGCTGTATGAACAGGACTTCCCGCGCCGCGTGCACCCGCTCATCGTGATGGAGGATTTGCCCGCCCCTTCCACGGACGAGGGCTTCGGGAAGGTGGGGCGCGTCTGGTTCGGGGGTGAGCGCGGCCTCCTGGAGCGCCCGCGCGCGGAGCAGGACGCGGAGCTGCAACAGCAGTTGGCCCGGCTGCTGGATGCGCTGCGACGGGACGCGACGCTCGCGTTCTCGTACCAGGACTCGCTGCCGGGCTCGGATGACTCCCGGCAGACCTTCGACACGTCCGCCCGGCTGGGCAAGACGCTGGAGCGCACCATCGTCGCGCACCGCGACCTGAGCGACGCCGCGGCCGAGCTGGCGGACCGCTTCGCGCCTGGAGCCACCGAGCCCGCGACCCGGACGGAGTCCGTGCTGAAGAACCCTCCACCGCCCGGCATCCACCTGGGCCTCACGGGTGAACCCGCGGGCCAGGCTCCCGTGAACACCCCACCCCGTGATTCCGGCGTGCGCCAGCCCGCGAAGAGCACGCAGGGGAAGGAGACCAGGACTCCAGCAGGCAAGTAG
- a CDS encoding YceD family protein — MVVKIEQIKDAGLKLDEPIAPGVLKEALEGQESGEGTGFQATAPSTLQATLRKVSGGVLLTGGFTVHVGAPCKRCLTDVKLDLPVSFTINLVPESLARGDDFKDDDEKAMEKKERTQGESGGTFDLGEADEQVFDGKTIDLDPIIREQVLLALPMSAVCREDCQGLCSQCGQNLNEKKCGCETKVVDPRLSPLKNIKLN, encoded by the coding sequence ATGGTCGTAAAGATTGAACAAATCAAAGACGCGGGGCTGAAGCTCGACGAGCCCATCGCTCCCGGGGTCCTCAAGGAGGCCCTGGAAGGTCAGGAGTCCGGCGAGGGCACTGGCTTCCAGGCGACCGCTCCGTCGACGCTCCAGGCCACCCTGCGCAAGGTCAGTGGCGGCGTGCTGCTGACCGGCGGCTTCACGGTCCATGTGGGCGCGCCCTGCAAGCGCTGCCTCACGGACGTGAAGCTGGACCTTCCCGTGTCCTTCACCATCAACCTGGTGCCGGAGTCCCTGGCCCGGGGCGATGACTTCAAGGACGACGACGAGAAGGCCATGGAGAAGAAGGAACGCACCCAGGGTGAATCCGGGGGCACCTTCGACCTGGGCGAGGCGGACGAGCAGGTTTTCGATGGGAAGACGATCGATCTGGATCCGATCATCCGGGAACAGGTATTGCTCGCCCTCCCGATGAGCGCGGTCTGTCGGGAAGACTGCCAGGGGCTCTGCTCGCAGTGCGGCCAGAACCTCAATGAGAAGAAGTGCGGTTGCGAGACGAAGGTCGTGGACCCTCGCCTGTCGCCGCTGAAGAACATCAAGTTGAACTGA
- the fabG gene encoding 3-oxoacyl-[acyl-carrier-protein] reductase — protein sequence MSEGFKDKVVLVTGGSRGIGRACALAFAKAGAATVVISYVGNEAAAMETVGLLQQAGAKAEAVRFDLADTAACASAIDGVVKTHGRLDVLVNNAGMAIDGLVMRVKDDDWDRQLDTNLRGAFALIRAASRPMMKQRSGAIINITSVVGEMGNPGQAAYSAAKAGLIGLTKSVARELASRSIRVNAVSPGFIGTDMTSHLDDELRQKMVGGIALGRLGNPEEVAGAVVFLASDAASYITGEVLKVNGGMYM from the coding sequence ATGAGCGAGGGCTTCAAGGACAAGGTGGTGCTGGTGACGGGCGGTTCGCGCGGCATCGGCCGGGCGTGCGCGCTGGCCTTCGCGAAGGCGGGCGCGGCCACCGTGGTCATCAGCTACGTGGGCAACGAGGCCGCCGCGATGGAGACGGTCGGCCTGCTCCAGCAGGCCGGCGCCAAGGCGGAGGCCGTCCGCTTCGACCTGGCGGACACCGCCGCGTGCGCCTCCGCCATCGACGGCGTCGTCAAGACGCACGGGCGGCTGGACGTGCTCGTGAACAACGCGGGCATGGCCATTGACGGCCTGGTCATGCGCGTCAAGGACGACGACTGGGACCGGCAGCTGGACACCAACCTCCGGGGCGCCTTCGCGCTCATCCGCGCCGCCAGCCGGCCCATGATGAAGCAGCGCTCCGGCGCCATCATCAACATCACCTCGGTGGTGGGGGAGATGGGCAACCCGGGGCAGGCCGCCTACTCGGCCGCCAAGGCGGGGCTCATCGGCCTGACCAAGTCCGTGGCCCGGGAGCTGGCCAGCCGGAGCATCCGCGTCAACGCTGTATCCCCCGGGTTCATCGGGACGGACATGACGTCCCACCTGGACGACGAGCTGCGCCAGAAGATGGTGGGCGGCATCGCGCTGGGCCGCCTGGGCAACCCGGAGGAGGTCGCCGGGGCCGTGGTGTTCCTCGCGAGTGATGCGGCGTCCTACATCACCGGCGAGGTCCTGAAGGTCAACGGCGGCATGTACATGTAA
- a CDS encoding winged helix-turn-helix domain-containing protein yields MARILIIEDEQDLAGLVDYNLRAAGFETDTANTGAGGLARARAHPPDLVLLDLMLPDVAGGEVLRMLKSDPELKKAAVVIVSAKGQEADRIQGLELGADDYVVKPFSVRELLLRVKAVLRRADAEEGPAAVLAAGDISLDTSRHQVRVKGEEIILTALEFRLLRTLLERSDRVQTREVLLSDVWGIQAEIHTRTVDTHIKRLREKLGPAGDIIETVRGVGYKLSPP; encoded by the coding sequence ATGGCGCGCATCCTCATCATCGAGGACGAGCAGGACCTGGCCGGACTCGTCGACTACAACCTCCGCGCGGCGGGCTTCGAGACGGACACGGCGAACACCGGAGCGGGCGGGCTTGCCCGGGCCCGGGCCCACCCTCCGGACCTGGTGCTGCTGGACCTGATGCTGCCCGACGTGGCCGGCGGTGAAGTCCTGCGCATGCTCAAGAGCGACCCGGAGCTGAAGAAGGCCGCGGTCGTCATCGTCAGCGCCAAGGGCCAGGAGGCCGACCGCATCCAGGGCCTGGAGCTGGGCGCGGACGACTACGTGGTGAAGCCCTTCTCCGTGCGCGAGCTGCTCCTGCGCGTGAAGGCCGTGCTGCGCCGCGCGGACGCCGAGGAAGGCCCCGCCGCGGTGCTGGCCGCGGGCGACATCAGCCTGGACACGTCCCGCCACCAGGTGCGGGTGAAGGGCGAGGAGATCATCCTCACCGCGCTGGAGTTCCGCCTGCTGCGCACGCTCCTGGAGCGCAGCGACCGCGTGCAGACGCGCGAGGTGCTGCTGTCCGACGTCTGGGGCATCCAGGCCGAAATCCATACGCGCACCGTGGACACGCACATCAAGCGCCTGCGCGAGAAGCTGGGTCCCGCGGGCGACATCATCGAGACCGTGCGCGGCGTGGGCTACAAGCTCAGCCCTCCGTGA
- the fabD gene encoding ACP S-malonyltransferase → MAKVAFVFPGQGSQAVGMGKDLYEQFPEARAVFDAADDALQEKLSTTCFEGPEEALKLTATTQPAILTVSAAVHAVFQKRGPAPAFVAGHSLGEYSALVAAGAMDLRDAVRAVRARGTFMQEAVPVGTGGMAVVLGLTPDAVKAACDAAAEGQVVAPANYNSPEQTVIAGHAAAVERAGAKCKEAGAKRVMPLPVSAPFHCALMDPVKPRLAEVLAGMRIQAPGVPVVSNVEAKPNADASRVVPLLLEQVSAPVRWIECVESLKAHGVTHVVELGPGKVLGGLIKRITKDIESFNVENAATLEKVLAALGAA, encoded by the coding sequence ATGGCGAAGGTCGCGTTCGTGTTTCCCGGGCAGGGCAGTCAGGCCGTGGGGATGGGCAAGGACCTCTACGAGCAGTTCCCCGAAGCGCGCGCCGTCTTCGACGCCGCGGACGACGCGCTGCAGGAGAAGCTCTCCACCACCTGCTTCGAGGGCCCCGAGGAGGCGCTGAAGCTCACCGCCACCACCCAGCCGGCCATCCTCACGGTGTCGGCCGCGGTGCACGCGGTGTTCCAGAAGCGCGGTCCCGCCCCGGCGTTCGTCGCGGGTCACTCGCTGGGCGAGTACTCCGCGCTGGTGGCCGCCGGCGCGATGGACCTCCGGGACGCGGTGCGGGCGGTGCGTGCGCGCGGCACCTTCATGCAGGAGGCGGTGCCCGTGGGCACGGGCGGCATGGCGGTGGTGCTGGGCCTCACTCCGGACGCGGTGAAGGCCGCCTGCGACGCCGCGGCGGAAGGCCAGGTCGTCGCCCCCGCGAACTACAACTCGCCTGAACAGACGGTCATCGCGGGCCACGCGGCCGCGGTGGAGCGCGCGGGCGCGAAGTGCAAGGAGGCCGGGGCCAAGCGCGTGATGCCGCTGCCCGTCTCCGCGCCCTTCCACTGCGCGCTGATGGACCCCGTGAAGCCCCGGCTGGCGGAGGTGCTGGCGGGCATGCGCATCCAGGCGCCGGGTGTTCCGGTGGTGAGCAATGTGGAGGCGAAGCCCAACGCGGACGCGTCCCGCGTGGTGCCGCTCCTCCTGGAGCAGGTGAGCGCGCCGGTGCGCTGGATCGAGTGCGTGGAGTCGCTGAAGGCCCACGGCGTCACGCACGTGGTGGAGCTGGGGCCGGGCAAGGTGTTGGGCGGCCTCATCAAGCGCATCACGAAGGACATCGAGTCGTTCAACGTCGAGAACGCCGCGACCCTGGAGAAGGTGCTCGCCGCGCTGGGGGCAGCATGA
- a CDS encoding sensor histidine kinase: protein MPLRFTLLALLVPPLLVATLLVLFGHPAGALAAGLVTLAGSALALGTSRVAMERQLRALTQKTQSLAAGVDVAPPAGLERTDDLAQLEDAIDTLDDQLSMRAAALNQEARILTAVLDGMAEGLWVTDAEGTVVRHNDALAEMLRPAHGAIVGQRPLALIRNEALNDAVARACHEGASTRLELTLEGLFSRTLAVRVTPVGRDLPGSAAVFHDVTELRRLEKVRKDFVANVSHELRTPITAIRGYAETLQGGALQDTQVAPKMVEIIHRQSERLSELVEDLLELSRLEAREMTFQRTEVPLALAVSRAAEGVRPKAEGKNQQIGLHVPPELVALGDRRAIEQVLLNLLDNAVKYTPAGGRVDVDGAYEGGRCVVRVRDTGVGIEPKHLSRIFERFYRVDKGRSRDMGGTGLGLSIVKHLMGAMDGEVKVESQPNAGSTFVIFLPSAAGPTAATG from the coding sequence ATGCCCCTGCGCTTCACGCTCCTGGCGCTGCTCGTCCCTCCCCTCCTGGTCGCGACGCTGCTCGTGCTCTTCGGCCACCCGGCCGGCGCGCTCGCCGCGGGGCTCGTCACGCTGGCGGGCTCCGCGCTGGCGCTGGGCACCAGCCGCGTGGCCATGGAGCGCCAGCTTCGCGCGCTGACCCAGAAGACGCAGTCGCTGGCCGCGGGCGTGGACGTGGCGCCGCCCGCGGGCCTGGAGCGCACTGACGACCTGGCGCAGCTGGAGGACGCCATCGACACGCTGGACGACCAGCTGTCCATGCGCGCCGCCGCGCTCAACCAGGAGGCCCGCATCCTCACCGCCGTGCTGGACGGCATGGCGGAGGGGCTCTGGGTGACGGACGCGGAGGGCACCGTGGTGCGCCACAACGACGCGCTCGCGGAGATGCTCCGGCCCGCGCACGGCGCCATCGTGGGTCAGCGGCCGCTCGCGCTCATCCGCAACGAGGCCCTCAATGACGCGGTGGCCCGCGCCTGCCATGAGGGCGCCTCCACGCGGCTGGAGCTGACGCTCGAGGGGTTGTTCTCCCGCACGCTCGCCGTGCGTGTGACGCCCGTGGGGCGCGACCTGCCCGGCAGCGCCGCCGTCTTCCACGACGTCACGGAGCTCCGCCGGTTGGAAAAGGTGCGCAAGGACTTCGTGGCCAACGTCTCCCACGAGCTGCGCACGCCCATCACCGCCATCCGGGGCTACGCGGAGACGCTCCAGGGCGGCGCGCTCCAGGACACCCAGGTGGCCCCCAAGATGGTGGAGATCATCCACCGCCAGTCCGAGCGTCTCTCCGAGCTGGTGGAGGACCTGCTGGAGCTCTCCCGCCTGGAGGCCCGCGAGATGACCTTCCAGCGCACGGAGGTCCCCCTGGCCCTGGCCGTCTCACGGGCCGCCGAAGGCGTGCGCCCCAAGGCCGAGGGCAAGAACCAGCAAATCGGGTTGCACGTGCCCCCGGAGCTGGTGGCGCTGGGGGATAGACGGGCCATCGAGCAGGTCCTGCTCAACCTGCTCGACAACGCGGTGAAGTACACGCCCGCGGGCGGCCGGGTGGACGTGGACGGAGCGTATGAGGGCGGCCGCTGCGTCGTGCGCGTGCGCGACACAGGCGTGGGAATCGAGCCCAAGCATCTTTCCCGGATTTTCGAGCGATTCTACCGGGTGGACAAGGGTCGCAGCCGGGACATGGGTGGGACGGGACTGGGCCTTTCCATCGTGAAGCATCTGATGGGGGCGATGGACGGCGAGGTGAAGGTGGAGAGCCAGCCGAACGCGGGCAGTACCTTCGTCATTTTTCTACCCTCGGCGGCTGGCCCGACGGCGGCGACGGGCTAG
- the rpmF gene encoding 50S ribosomal protein L32, protein MGVPKKRTSKMRRDRRRAGNNNLRTPVQVIKCSKCKEPVMPHRACAACGNYGGREVIATAAE, encoded by the coding sequence GTGGGAGTTCCCAAGAAGCGGACGTCGAAGATGCGCCGGGACCGTCGTCGGGCCGGCAACAACAACCTGCGGACCCCCGTGCAGGTCATCAAGTGCTCCAAGTGCAAGGAGCCCGTGATGCCGCACCGCGCCTGCGCGGCCTGTGGCAACTACGGTGGCCGTGAGGTCATCGCGACCGCCGCGGAGTAG
- a CDS encoding metallophosphoesterase family protein produces MRVAILADIHGNLPACEAVLDDITKSVAPDYIVAAGDLALRGAHPRETVELLFSKCHALIMGNTDAYLAGNYLGGAYRERDHWKTELLRWTRDQLGDALLHQLGQMPFSLRYTPRKGQDLFICHANPRNLEESLDPTLDDHAIRRFFTHLDAAACAFGHLHFPYRRRVGRMLIADVASAGIPRDGDLRPAYGVFTFTPKGWRVQIRRVRYPVRKATQALTARRVPGGPLLIHKLVEARYRHHNALMEAARRHSGLPPPGPVLRPPPGASGGSRPTLAAPFENNPPPEIDPSTLPLDMDGTVTGASPLPPDALNDLDG; encoded by the coding sequence ATGCGGGTCGCCATCCTCGCGGACATTCACGGAAACCTTCCGGCCTGCGAGGCCGTGCTGGACGACATCACCAAATCGGTGGCGCCGGATTACATCGTCGCGGCCGGAGACCTGGCGCTGCGCGGTGCCCACCCGCGCGAGACGGTGGAGCTGCTCTTCAGCAAGTGCCACGCGCTCATCATGGGCAACACGGACGCGTACCTCGCCGGCAACTACCTGGGCGGTGCGTACCGCGAGCGGGACCACTGGAAGACGGAGCTGCTGCGCTGGACGCGCGACCAGCTGGGCGACGCGCTGTTGCACCAGCTGGGACAGATGCCCTTCTCGCTGCGCTACACGCCGCGCAAGGGGCAGGACCTGTTCATCTGCCACGCGAACCCTCGCAACCTGGAAGAGTCGCTGGACCCCACGCTGGACGACCACGCCATCCGCCGCTTCTTCACGCACCTGGACGCGGCCGCGTGCGCCTTCGGGCACCTGCACTTCCCCTACCGGCGGCGCGTGGGCCGGATGCTCATCGCGGACGTGGCCAGCGCGGGGATTCCTCGCGACGGCGACCTGCGCCCCGCCTACGGCGTCTTCACCTTCACCCCCAAGGGCTGGCGCGTGCAGATCCGCCGCGTGCGCTACCCGGTGCGCAAGGCCACCCAGGCCCTCACCGCGCGCCGCGTGCCCGGGGGGCCGCTGCTCATCCACAAGCTCGTGGAGGCGAGATACCGCCACCACAACGCCCTGATGGAGGCCGCGCGGCGGCACTCGGGGCTTCCACCTCCGGGGCCCGTGCTGCGTCCGCCTCCGGGGGCCTCGGGGGGCTCGCGGCCCACGCTCGCCGCGCCCTTCGAGAACAACCCGCCTCCGGAAATCGACCCGTCCACGCTGCCGCTGGACATGGACGGCACGGTGACGGGCGCCTCGCCGCTGCCGCCCGACGCGCTCAACGACCTGGACGGGTGA